CAGCCGATGTTGTCAATACAGCCGCGATCTTAACCTTACTTTCGCGTGGCTTCCAGTATGCGAGAAAAGTAAAAGCGAGTCTTCGTCATTCCTTGCCGCTGAATGGAAAAACCATTACTTTCTAGAATTTTGACGATATCAGCTTCTCGGTGCAAATAAGCACGAGTGGCTTTGCTGGCACCGGGGAAGAAACTGCCAATTTTTTTGAGCAAACTGAGGGCTAAAGTTTTCGGCGCAAAGCTGAGAATTATCCGAGATTCTGCCATAGAAGTGAGATGGGAAATCATCTCGGCAGCTTTGTCTTGGGGATAGTGAATGAGGACATCTAAGCAAATAACGGTGTGATATTTGCCACTTAATGTTTCTAAATCCTGCACGGTGAAAGTAGGATTGCTCGCGTTGCCTAGAACTGCCTCGGCTCTTTCTTTGGCTTCTCCGACCATTTTTTCGGAGATGTCGCTGGCATAGACTTTGGCACCCGCTTCGGCGAGGGGAATGCTGAGGCTACCGACGCCACAACCCGCATCACAGATGGATAAATTGGCTAGATTGTCATCGGCTTTCAGCCAGCTTAGTACAGTATCGACTGTCTGCTGATGTCCTTCGCGGATGTCTAGTTGGACTTTATTAACTTCACCATCGCCGTAAATGCGTCTCCAGCGATCGAAGCCTGTGGAGTTGAAATAGTCTTTGACAATTGTTTTATCGTCTGTTGCGTTCATGAAATTGGTTTTGTCGAAGTGTTCCCAACGGTTAAACTTACCATTTATACGAACCGCAGAGGACGCGGAGAACGCAGAGGAAGAGAGGAAGAGGAGAGGCATTGCTTATTTTAGGGATTGGGTAATAAGCGCTGCCAGGTGAGTCCATTCGTTGATTCGTCTGGATGCCAGCGCAGCAGTTGATGAGCGGGCTGGCTGAGGTAGGGGCTAGTTTTGTTGTTTTTTTGGCGATCGCGTTTTGACGGTTCTTTGAGCAACCCAATGGCGCGACGGGGGGATTCTGTGGCAAGCGCGATCGCAGTCTCGACTTCACAAATCCCCCAACGGACTAGATTCTGCACTCCGACTAACAGCGGTAATGTTGTTCCCGATAAGGTTCCATCTGGGAGTCGGGCGGTGCCGTTTTTCACTTCTATTTGCCGCGTATCCCAGGGATAGATGCCATCGGGGAGTCCCAAGGGTGCTAAGGCGTCGCTAACCAGGAAAATGCCTTGCTCGGATAGCTCCCCCTGCTGCCCCTGGTTTAAGGGGGTAGAACTGGCGCGTAGCAGCAGCTGAATCATTGTCTGAGAGACGTGCTGACCATCGGCAATTAAACCACACTGTACTGCTGGATGAACCAGGGCGGCTCCTAATAAGCCGGGTTCGCGGTGATGTAATCCGGGCATGGCATTGAAGGCATGAGTCACCATTGACGCCCCCAGTTTAAAAGCTTGCTGCGCTTCGGCTTCAGTGGCTTGGGAGTGTCCCAGACTGACGGTGATCCCAAGACTTCGCAAATACGCGATCGCTTCCCCAGTTGGATCTAATTCTGGTGCCAAAGTAATCACTTTCACTATCCCCGCATAGTTCCCCAAAACCCGTTTCACGTTGTCAATCGTTAGCGGCAATAGGTACTCGGCAGGGTGTGCGCCTCGTTTCTGGGGATTGAGAAATGGCCCTTCCAAATGCACCCCCAAAATCTCGGCAGTGGTTCGATCTTGGTGCTGGGAAGCGGCAAAATTAGAGAAAATGGAGAGCGATCGCTGAATGTTCTCAACCGATGTTGTAACGATGGTTGGTAAAAATCCATCAACGCCCTGATTCCACAGAAATTTACAAATTTCCGGTAGCTTATCGCAATTTTCCAGATTCAATTCTGGAAATGCCAACCCCAACGCCCCATTAATCTGCAAATCGACACCACCCAGCGACACCCAATCTCCCTCCACATCCAGCACTTGCAAATCCTCAGGTGGAACCATTTTGAATACAGTGTCCATTGACAGAATTTGCTCAATCCTGCCCTGATGAATCCAAATCTGCTGTAAGCTTTCGTAGCCTCGGAATCGAGCATTGCGAATCACGATTGGGGCAGTCATGGATAGCGTTGTTGCGTCTGTCATCACTTTTGCGACAAGATACCTAAATTCGAGCAGACACCAGTTTATCTAACAACCAACTGAATAACTCCCGAAAAAATGACTCAACCGTTAATTGGCATCATCATGGGTAGCGATTCCGATTTGCCCACTATGCAAGGCGCGATCGCAATATGTGAAGAATTTGGCGTCGGCTGCGAAGTCGCCATCGTCTCTGCCCACCGTACCCCGGAACGGATGGTGGAATACGCCCAACAAGCCCACCAGCGCGGCATCAAAGTGATTATCGCGGGTGCCGGTGGCGCTGCCCATCTCCCCGGTATGGTAGCGTCTCTGACACCTTTGCCAGTAATTGGGGTGCCAGTCGCCAGCCGTCACCTACAGGGCGTTGATTCCCTCTATTCCATCGTGCAAATGCCAGCGGGAATTCCCGTCGCGACTGTCGCGATTGGTAATGCGAAAAATGCCGGTTTGTTGGCTGTGCAAATCTTGGCATCCCACCAGCCAGAATTACTCGAACGAGTGCAGCAATATCGCCGCAGTTTAAGCGATTCCGTGATGGAGAAGCAGCAGCTTCTGGATGAAATCGGCTATAGGCAGTATTTGGAGAAGATGCCCTAATTTTAAGGGCGAGTCAGTTATTTTTTTAGGCTTGGCAGAGAGGAGAAACGATTGAAATCTCAAGAATAATTTTTTGATGCCAATCGCTTTGTTTACCGATAGCGAGGTGCGTCAAGAAAACTGCTGATTTCATTTTTAGCGGAACTGGAGGGGCGACAGGGGCGGTTTCTTTGAGATTTAGACCCAATCTATTCGTTGAATGTTTCGCGATCAAAGTCAAATTTAATCTTGTCCTAAAAAAAATTGATAACCTTGTTTTTGCTATTTTAGTAACAGTTTTTATCTGTTCATCAAATATAAAATAAAAAAACTTGCATTTAATTTATAGGAAAGTTTCTATAAAAGCATTTATTTAATAAAGTAATTGCTTAATTTAAGTTTCTATAATATGGGATTTTCGGAGAAATTTAAGCTTCTGAAGTCTTAATGGATTCGCTTAATAAATTTAGGCTTTTCTTTGGGGCATCCCCCCATAGATGGATATAAACTAATTTAGCTCCAAGTTCGCTCAAACTCCCGCGATTTATACTTCCAGGAGAGTTCTGCGGGTTGAGATGCCAGAGCCAGAATCTAAAAATGTAACTTTCGATACAGAATATCCCGCCTCGGAAAATACAAAATCTTAAAATTTCCCGGACAAATTAGACATCCCGTCTAGATGTTGATAAAGGAAAAAATCCCTAACGAGTTGCC
The nucleotide sequence above comes from Coleofasciculus sp. FACHB-T130. Encoded proteins:
- the nagA gene encoding N-acetylglucosamine-6-phosphate deacetylase, whose translation is MTDATTLSMTAPIVIRNARFRGYESLQQIWIHQGRIEQILSMDTVFKMVPPEDLQVLDVEGDWVSLGGVDLQINGALGLAFPELNLENCDKLPEICKFLWNQGVDGFLPTIVTTSVENIQRSLSIFSNFAASQHQDRTTAEILGVHLEGPFLNPQKRGAHPAEYLLPLTIDNVKRVLGNYAGIVKVITLAPELDPTGEAIAYLRSLGITVSLGHSQATEAEAQQAFKLGASMVTHAFNAMPGLHHREPGLLGAALVHPAVQCGLIADGQHVSQTMIQLLLRASSTPLNQGQQGELSEQGIFLVSDALAPLGLPDGIYPWDTRQIEVKNGTARLPDGTLSGTTLPLLVGVQNLVRWGICEVETAIALATESPRRAIGLLKEPSKRDRQKNNKTSPYLSQPAHQLLRWHPDESTNGLTWQRLLPNP
- the bchM gene encoding magnesium protoporphyrin IX methyltransferase, which gives rise to MNATDDKTIVKDYFNSTGFDRWRRIYGDGEVNKVQLDIREGHQQTVDTVLSWLKADDNLANLSICDAGCGVGSLSIPLAEAGAKVYASDISEKMVGEAKERAEAVLGNASNPTFTVQDLETLSGKYHTVICLDVLIHYPQDKAAEMISHLTSMAESRIILSFAPKTLALSLLKKIGSFFPGASKATRAYLHREADIVKILESNGFSIQRQGMTKTRFYFSRILEATRK
- the purE gene encoding 5-(carboxyamino)imidazole ribonucleotide mutase — encoded protein: MTQPLIGIIMGSDSDLPTMQGAIAICEEFGVGCEVAIVSAHRTPERMVEYAQQAHQRGIKVIIAGAGGAAHLPGMVASLTPLPVIGVPVASRHLQGVDSLYSIVQMPAGIPVATVAIGNAKNAGLLAVQILASHQPELLERVQQYRRSLSDSVMEKQQLLDEIGYRQYLEKMP